The following proteins come from a genomic window of Rattus norvegicus strain BN/NHsdMcwi chromosome 8, GRCr8, whole genome shotgun sequence:
- the LOC134480184 gene encoding uncharacterized protein LOC134480184 → MGLALQQPPLIIQLKATATPVSIKQYPMSWEAYQGIKPHIRRLLDQGILVPCRSPWNTPLLPVKKPGTGDYRPVQDLREVNKRVEDIHPTVPNPYNLLSTLPPTHTWYTVLDLKDAFFCLRLSPESQPLFAFEWKDSEMGLSGQLTWTRLPQGFKNSPTLFDEALHRDLADFRVQHPTLILLQFVDDLLLGATSETACHQGTESLLQTLGRLGYRASARKAQICQTQVTYLGYQLRDGQRWLTPARKQTVANIPAPRNGRQLREFLGTAGFCRLWIPGFAEMAAPLYPLTKQGVLFQWGAEQQEAFDNIKRALLSSPALGLPDITKPFELFVDEKQGYAKGVLTQRLGPWKRPVAYLSKKLDPVASGWPPCLRMVAAIAVLTKDAGKLTLGQPLTILAPHAVEALIKQPPDRWLSNSRMTHYQALLLDAERVQFGPVVALNPATLLPLPEEAEQHDCLQILAEVHGTRPDLSDRPLQDADHTWYTDGSSYLVNGEQKAGAAVTTEDKVIWASALPVGTSAQRAELIALTQALKMAEGKRLNVYTDSRYAFATAHIHGEIYRRRGLLTSEGKDIKNKTEILALLAALFLPKRLSIIHCPGHQKGHSPEARGNRLADVSAREAAMGTQVLSLKDQDQPTSPQPEQTGWLYTTEDTKLLQKMGAVWCPQLKRWVYTGKTVMPTKMTFELISYLHKLTHLGLKKMKTLLRREEIDTYLLGRDQALREVTESCRACAQVNPGKAKIGQGVRPRGHRPGTHWEIDFTEIKPGMYGHKYLLVFIDTFSGWVEAFPTKHETAKVVTKKLLEEIFPSTSSGPTNRAERHLETSSRGLPRQA, encoded by the exons atggggttggcgctccaacagcctcccctaattatccagttaaaggccaccgcgactcctgtctccattaaacagtaccccatgtcatgggaagcttatcagggcataaagccacatatcaggaggctcttagaccaaggcatcctagtcccttgccggtcaccctggaatacgcctctgctacctgttaagaagcccggcactggagactataggccagtacaagatttgagagaggtcaacaaaagagtagaagatattcatccaactgtcccaaacccttataatctactcagcaccctgcctcccacccatacttggtatacggtcttagatctgaaggatgctttcttctgcctccggctgagcccagaaagccagcccttatttgcttttgagtggaaagactctgaaatggggctttcgggacagttgacttggacaaggttaccacagggtttcaaaaacagcccaacgctctttgatgaggccttacacCGGGACTTGGCTGACTTTCGAGTCCAGCATCCCACTCTTATACTTCTTCAGTTTGTTGATGACCTTCTTCTAGGGGCCACTTCTGAGACAGCATGCCACCAGGgaacagaatccctcttgcagactttggggcgattgggctatcgagcttctgccagaaaggctcaaatttgccagacccaggttacttatttaggctatcaactaagggacggacagcgatggctgactccggctaggaaacagaccgtggccaacatcccagccccaagaaatggccgacagctacgggaattcctaggaacggcgggattctgccgcctctggattcctgggtttgccgagatggcagcccccttgtaccctctcactaaacagggggtgctcttccagtggggggcagaacaacaggaggcatttgataacattaaacgggccttgctgtcctcccctgccttgggtctcccagacatcaccaagccctttgaactatttgtggatgagaagcaagggtatgctaagggggtcctaacacaaagactgggaccctggaagcgcccggtagcctacctgtctaagaaattagaccctgtggcctctggttggccaccatgcctgagaatGGTGGCAGCCATTGCCGTCCTAACTAAAGACGCTGGGAAGTTGACCTTGgggcagccactcaccatcctggcacCCCATGCAGTGGAGGCTTTGATAAAACAGCCCCCTGACCGCTGGCTCTCCAATtcccgcatgacccactaccaagccttgctacTGGATGCGGAACGGGTCCAGTTTGGGCCCGTGGTCGCTctcaacccagccactctgcttcctttgccagaggaggcagaacagcacgactgtctgcagatcctcgcagaagtacatggaaccagaccAGACCTATCGGACCGACCTCTCCAGGATGCTGACCATACGTGGTATACCGATGGTAGCAGCTACTTGGTGAACGGGGAACAGAAAGCTGGAgccgcggtcactacggaggacaaagtgatctggGCAAGCGCCTTGCCTGTTGGTACCTCCGCACAGCGGGCTGAACTCATTGCCTTAACCCAGGCGCTCAAAATGGCAGAAGGTAAGAGgctgaatgtatatacagacagccgctacGCCTTTGCTACAGCACACATCCATGGAGAGATCTACCGGAGaagagggctgctcacatctgagggtaaggacattaagaacaagactgaaattctggccctcctggcagctctgttcctaccaaaaagactgagcattatacattgcccagggcatcagaagggACACAGCCCCGAGGCACGGGGAAATCGGCTAGCTGATGTCTCAGCGCGTGAGGCCGCCATGGGCACCCAAGTTCTGTCCTTAAAAGACCAAGATCAACCCACGTCTCCACAGCCGGAACAGACCGGTTGGCTCTACACCACGGAGGACACAAAGCTCCTACAGAAAATGGGGGCCGTTTGGTGCCCACAACTAAAACGGTgggtctacacagggaaaacagttatgcctacgaagatgacctttgaattaatctcctacctacataaattaacacacctgggactcaagaagatgaagaccctcttaagacgagaagagattgacacctacCTCCTGGGACGAGATCAGGCCTTGAGGGAGGTGACTGAAAGCTGCAGGGCCtgtgctcaggtaaacccaggaaaagctaaaattggaCAAGGAGTCCGTCCCCGAGGACATCGGCCTGGTACCCACTGGGAAATTGACTTCACTGAAATCAAGCCTGGTATGTACGGACACAAATACCTCTTAGTGTTCATAGATACCTTCTCCGGATGGGTAGAGGCTTTCCCCACGAAACATGAAACGGCCAAGgtggtgaccaagaagctcctcgaagaaatcttccccag CACATCTTCAGGCCCTACAAATcgtgcagagagacatctggaaaccTCTAGCCGCGGCCTACCAAGACAGGCTTGA
- the Rcn2 gene encoding reticulocalbin-2 precursor, whose product MRLGPRPAVLGLLLLLLLYAAVAGASKAEELHYPQGEHRADYDRETLLGVQEDVDEYVKLGHEEQQRRLQSIIKKIDSDSDGFLTENELSQWIQMSFKHYAMQEAKQQFVEYDKNSDGTVTWDEYNVQMYDRVIDFDENTALDDTEEESFRQLHLKDKKRFEKANQDSGPGLNLEEFIAFEHPEEVDYMTEFVIQEALEEHDKNGDGFVSLEEFLGDYRRDPTANEDPEWILVEKDRFVNDYDKDSDGRLDPQELLSWVVPNNQGIAQEEALHLIDEMDLNSDKKLSEEEILENQDLFLTSEATDYGRQLHDDYFYHDEL is encoded by the exons ATGCGGCTGGGCCCAAGGCCCGCGGTgctggggctgctgctgctgctgctgctgtacgCCGCGGTGGCCGGCGCCAGCAAGGCGGAGGAGCTGCATTACCCGCAGGGCGAGCACCGGGCGGACTACGACCGCGAAACGCTGCTAGGTGTCCAG GAAGACGTCGACGAGTATGTTAAACTTGGCCACGAAGAGCAGCAAAGACGATTGCAGTCGATCATAAAGAAAATTGACTCGGACTCTGATGGCTTTCTCACTGAAA ATGAACTCAGTCAGTGGATTCAGATGTCGTTTAAGCATTATGCCATGCAAGAAGCCAAGCAGCAGTTTGTGGAGTATGACAAGAACAGCGACGGCACTGTGACGTGGGATGAGTACAACGTCCAGATGTATGACCGCGTGATTGACTTTGACGAGAACACTGCTCTGGATGACACCGAGGAGGAGTCCTTTAGGCAG ctccATCTAAAGGATAAGAAGCGATTTGAAAAAGCTAACCAGGATTCTGGCCCTGGTCTGAATCTTGAAGAGTTTATTGCATTTGAACACCCAGAAGAAGTTGACTATATGACG GAGTTCGTCATTCAGGAGGCTTTGGAAGAGCATGACAAAAATGGTGATGGGTTTGTTAGTCTGGAAGAATTTCTTGGCGATTACAGGCGGGATCCAA ctgcaaatgaagacccagaatggATACTTGTTGAAAAGGACAGATTTGTGAATGATTATGACAAAGACAGCGATGGCCGCCTTGATCCCCAAGAGCTGTTGTCCTGGGTGGTGCCCAATAACCAGGGCATTGCCCAAGAGGAA gCTCTTCATCTGATTGATGAGATGGATTTGAATAGTGACAAAAAGCTCTCGGAAGAAGAGATTCTGGAAAACCAAGACTTGTTTCTCACCAGCGAAGCCACGGATTATGGCAGACAGCTCCACGATGACTATTTCTATCACGATGAGCTTTAA